In Papaver somniferum cultivar HN1 chromosome 1, ASM357369v1, whole genome shotgun sequence, a genomic segment contains:
- the LOC113350867 gene encoding pentatricopeptide repeat-containing protein At4g31850, chloroplastic-like produces the protein MGQEDALWKLFSKMQLEGIYPDVVTYSAVVKSLCLSDNFDEVFRVLECMEMNKTVEPPNTYTHNTIIKAFLHRKQIKEALGVVGRMHILGLEPDSISFNLFIKYYSDLGEGQEAYSLLRFMSTTGIEINEASYVTCLNGLMKQRQSNEVLELIEYIRHSNIVISIRAWNKLIYWLSKTDQFEEGYGIFLWLRNPNEITMNTVIHMQYKHGKNERAWEVFKLMNEKKIDASVVTYNILLHGLCEQGMVTRGFEIVLEMTVKGLKPDLITYNTLINGLIKAGSGSVSLENFVKEMLMKENLQYYDFSCRFCQIWSYNVYTRESSLKKKKKTRYLLFGHRFWSQVCRFSLFILESVGSPFPLYL, from the coding sequence ATGGGTCAAGAAGACGCTCTATGGAAACTTTTCTCCAAGATGCAGTTAGAAGGTATTTATCCCGACGTTGTCACATATAGCGCGGTAGTGAAATCTTTATGTCTATCGGACAATTTTGATGAAGTATTCAGGGTTTTGGAGTGCATGGAGATGAACAAAACCGTCGAACCACCGAATACGTACACGCACAATACAATCATCAAAGCATTTTTGCACCGGAAACAAATAAAAGAAGCTCTAGGAGTTGTTGGGAGGATGCATATTCTTGGGTTGGAACCAGATTCAATTAGCTTCAACTTATTCATCAAGTACTACAGTGATTTGGGTGAAGGGCAAGAGGCGTATTCTTTATTGAGATTTATGAGTACAACAGGAATTGAAATCAATGAGGCTAGTTATGTAACATGTCTAAATGGACTAATGAAGCAACGACAAAGTAATGAAGTTCTGGAGTTAATCGAGTACATACGACACTCGAACATTGTAATCAGCATTCGTGCTTGGAACAAGTTGATTTATTGGTTAAGTAAAACGGATCAATTCGAAGAAGGATACGGAATTTTCTTGTGGTTAAGAAACCCGAACGAAATCACCATGAACACTGTCATTCATATGCAGTACAAACATGGAAAAAATGAGAGAGCTTGGGAggtatttaagttaatgaatgaGAAGAAAATTGACGCCTCAGTGGTGACATACAATATATTGTTACATGGGCTGTGTGAACAGGGAATGGTTACAAGGGGATTTGAGATTGTGTTGGAAATGACAGTAAAGGGATTGAAACCAGATTTAATTACTTATAATACACTGATTAACGGCTTGATTAAAGCCGGTAGTGGTTCTGTTTCTTTAGAGAATTTTGTCAAGGAAATGCTTATGAAGGAAAACTTGCAgtattatgatttttcttgtagATTTTGTCAGATATGGTCGTACAATGTGTATACTAGAGAATCATcactaaagaagaaaaagaaaacaaggtACTTGCTTTTTGGTCATAGATTTTGGTCTCAGGTATGTAGATTTTCTCTTTTTATACTTGAGAGTGTTGGCTCCCCTTTTCCTCTTTATCTGTAA